One Dictyoglomus turgidum DSM 6724 DNA window includes the following coding sequences:
- a CDS encoding cobalamin B12-binding domain-containing protein — protein sequence MVDLEEIANAVIAGNRKKVQELVSKTLEKGLNPEEIINNGLLAGMSVIGERFKNNEIFVPEVLVAARAMQAGMDILKPLIAKNSGIIKGKVVIGTVKGDLHDIGKNLVSMMLEGAGYEVIDLGIDVPPEKFVEAIREYNPDIVGMSALLTTTMSYMKVTIDVLEKEGVRRKVKVIVGGAPVTESFAKEIGADGYAPDAPSAVDLVNQLMGLG from the coding sequence ATGGTAGATTTAGAGGAGATTGCCAATGCTGTTATAGCGGGAAATAGAAAAAAGGTTCAAGAACTTGTAAGTAAGACTTTGGAAAAGGGCTTAAATCCTGAGGAAATTATAAATAATGGACTTCTTGCAGGAATGAGTGTTATTGGGGAGAGATTTAAAAATAATGAAATATTTGTACCTGAAGTTTTAGTTGCAGCTAGAGCAATGCAAGCAGGAATGGATATATTAAAACCTTTAATTGCTAAAAATTCTGGTATTATAAAAGGAAAAGTAGTAATTGGGACGGTTAAAGGTGATTTACATGATATAGGAAAGAATTTAGTATCTATGATGCTAGAAGGAGCTGGATATGAGGTTATTGATCTTGGAATTGATGTTCCCCCTGAAAAATTTGTGGAGGCTATAAGAGAGTATAATCCTGATATAGTAGGTATGTCTGCTTTACTTACTACAACTATGTCTTATATGAAAGTGACCATAGATGTTCTTGAAAAAGAAGGGGTGAGGAGGAAGGTTAAAGTAATTGTAGGGGGAGCTCCTGTAACAGAAAGCTTTGCCAAGGAGATAGGTGCTGATGGTTATGCTCCTGATGCTCCATCTGCAGTGGATCTTGTAAATCAGCTTATGGGTTTAGGATAA